The following proteins are co-located in the Vidua macroura isolate BioBank_ID:100142 chromosome 1, ASM2450914v1, whole genome shotgun sequence genome:
- the LOC128818474 gene encoding nucleotide exchange factor SIL1-like encodes MSPWAGLLSTTARVSLLLLLGSVLFSCSSLGHRVPEFALTKIEESDIKDDSGKEPGTEDDADPEDLEVFYPTDQWQTLPPGQAVPAGSHVRLNLQTGEKEAKLPDRENGESDRREERRRKR; translated from the exons ATGTCTCCTTGGGCCGGGCTCCtctccaccactgccagagtcagcctgctgctgctgctggggtctgtgctcttctcctgctccagcctgggccacAGAGTGCCT GAGTTTGCCCTTACAAAAATAGAAGAGAGCGACATAAAAGATGACAGTGGGAAGGAGCCGGGGACAGAGGATGACGCTGATCCTGAAGACCTGGAAGTGTTTTACCCCACAGATCAGTGGCAAACCCTGCCTCCAG GTCAGGCGGTTCCTGCAGGGTCACACGTGCGGCTGaacctgcagacaggagagaaagaagccaagctcccggacagagaaaatggggaaagtgacaggagggaagagagaagaaggaaaaggtag